A single genomic interval of Rhizobium leguminosarum bv. trifolii WSM1325 harbors:
- a CDS encoding conserved hypothetical protein (KEGG: ret:RHE_CH02376 hypothetical protein) — protein sequence MAILPPGFISDRSGNFGIMTALLVVPLFGAAGMAVDFAHALSLRTQLYAAADAAAVGSIAEKSGAVAAAMTMSGNGTISLGKDDARSIFMSQISGELTDVQVDLGIDVTKTANKLNSQVSFSATVPTTFMRVLGRDSITISGTATAEYQTASFMDFYILLDNTPSMGVGATATDVSTMEKNTSDTCAFACHETQNNNNYYNLAKKLGVSMRIDVVRQATKELTVTAKSTRVSSNQFRMGVYTFGTKAEDAKLTTISDPTDDLDKVRSYTDAVDLMTIPFQGYNNDQQTSFDSALTQMKTIITTPGDGSTATTPQKILFFVSDGVGDSEKPKGCTKKLTGNRCQEPIDTSFCQPLKDKSIRIAVLYTTYLPLPKNSWYNTWIKPFQGEIPTKMQACASPGLYFEVTPTEGIADAMKALFLKVIRAPRITS from the coding sequence ATGGCGATCCTTCCGCCCGGTTTCATATCAGACCGCTCGGGCAATTTCGGCATCATGACGGCACTGCTGGTGGTGCCGCTCTTCGGTGCGGCCGGCATGGCGGTGGATTTCGCCCACGCGCTCAGCCTGAGGACGCAGCTCTACGCCGCTGCCGATGCTGCCGCCGTCGGTTCGATCGCCGAAAAATCCGGCGCCGTCGCAGCCGCCATGACCATGAGCGGCAACGGCACGATCTCGCTCGGCAAGGACGACGCCCGCAGCATCTTCATGTCTCAAATATCCGGGGAGCTGACCGACGTTCAGGTCGATCTCGGAATCGATGTCACCAAGACCGCCAACAAGCTGAATTCGCAGGTTTCCTTCAGTGCGACTGTGCCTACCACCTTCATGCGCGTTCTTGGCCGGGATTCGATCACGATCTCTGGTACAGCGACGGCCGAATACCAGACCGCGTCTTTTATGGATTTCTACATTCTCCTCGACAACACCCCTTCGATGGGCGTTGGCGCCACCGCGACAGACGTCTCGACGATGGAAAAAAACACCAGCGATACCTGCGCTTTCGCGTGCCATGAAACGCAGAACAACAACAATTATTACAATCTCGCCAAGAAGCTCGGCGTCAGCATGCGCATCGACGTCGTGCGCCAGGCGACCAAGGAACTGACGGTGACCGCCAAGTCCACGCGTGTTTCCAGCAATCAGTTCCGCATGGGCGTCTATACGTTCGGCACCAAGGCCGAGGATGCAAAGCTGACCACCATATCCGACCCGACGGACGATCTCGACAAGGTGCGCAGCTATACCGACGCCGTCGATCTCATGACCATTCCGTTTCAGGGCTATAACAACGACCAGCAGACGAGCTTCGACAGCGCGCTGACGCAGATGAAAACCATTATCACCACCCCCGGCGACGGCAGCACCGCCACGACACCGCAGAAGATTCTTTTCTTCGTCTCGGACGGCGTCGGCGACAGCGAAAAACCGAAAGGCTGCACCAAGAAACTCACCGGCAACCGTTGCCAGGAGCCGATCGACACGTCCTTCTGTCAGCCACTGAAGGACAAGAGTATCAGGATCGCGGTGCTCTACACCACCTATCTGCCGCTGCCGAAAAACAGCTGGTACAATACGTGGATCAAGCCTTTCCAGGGCGAGATCCCGACGAAGATGCAGGCATGCGCCTCGCCCGGCCTCTATTTCGAAGTGACGCCGACCGAAGGCATCGCCGATGCGATGAAGGCGCTTTTCCTCAAGGTCATCCGGGCACCGCGCATCACCAGCTAG
- a CDS encoding glutathione-disulfide reductase (TIGRFAM: glutathione-disulfide reductase~PFAM: pyridine nucleotide-disulphide oxidoreductase dimerisation region; FAD-dependent pyridine nucleotide-disulphide oxidoreductase~KEGG: rec:RHECIAT_CH0002467 glutathione reductase protein) — protein MSSYDYDLFVIGGGSGGVRGARVAASLGKKVAIAEEYRYGGTCVIRGCVPKKLFVYASQFHEHFEDAAGFGWTVGETSFDWKKLVAAKDVEIARLEGLYKKGLAGANAEILETRAELVDAHTVRLLKTGQTVTAKTIVIATGGRPNPHAALPGHELCISSNEAFHLEELPKSIVIAGGGYIAVEFANIFHGLGVETTLIYRGAEILSRFDEDLRRGLHEAMVAKGIRILCHDTLQKVSKGADGLVLETLNNGTLQAGVVMLALGRDPNTEGLGLEAAGVAVDERGAVIVDEYSRTNVENIYALGDVTNRVQLTPVAIHEAMCFIETEYKNNPTRPDYELIPTAVFSQPEIGTVGLSEEEAGRRYPELEVYRAQFRPLKATLSGRAERMIMKLIVDAASRKVVGAHILGHDAGEMAQLLGVTLKAGCTKDDFDRTMALHPTAAEELVTMYAPSYRIRDGKRI, from the coding sequence ATGTCTTCCTACGACTACGACCTCTTCGTCATCGGTGGCGGTTCAGGAGGTGTGCGCGGCGCCCGTGTCGCCGCCTCGCTCGGCAAGAAAGTGGCGATCGCCGAGGAGTATCGCTACGGCGGCACCTGCGTCATCCGCGGCTGCGTGCCAAAAAAGCTCTTCGTCTACGCCTCGCAGTTCCATGAGCATTTCGAGGATGCGGCGGGCTTCGGCTGGACGGTCGGCGAAACCAGCTTCGACTGGAAGAAGCTGGTGGCGGCCAAGGATGTTGAAATCGCCCGGCTCGAAGGCCTCTACAAGAAAGGTCTCGCCGGCGCCAATGCCGAGATCCTGGAAACGCGCGCGGAACTCGTCGATGCCCATACGGTCCGGCTGCTGAAAACCGGACAGACGGTGACGGCAAAGACGATCGTGATCGCCACCGGCGGACGGCCGAACCCGCATGCGGCCCTTCCCGGTCACGAACTCTGCATCTCCTCCAACGAGGCCTTTCATCTTGAAGAACTGCCGAAATCGATCGTCATCGCCGGCGGCGGCTATATTGCCGTCGAATTCGCCAATATCTTCCATGGCCTCGGCGTCGAGACGACGCTGATCTATCGCGGTGCCGAGATCCTGTCGCGCTTCGACGAAGATTTGAGGCGCGGGCTGCACGAGGCGATGGTCGCCAAGGGTATCCGCATCCTCTGCCACGATACGCTGCAGAAGGTTTCGAAGGGTGCGGACGGGCTCGTTCTGGAGACGCTGAACAACGGCACGCTGCAAGCCGGCGTCGTCATGCTGGCGCTCGGGCGCGATCCGAACACCGAAGGCCTCGGTCTTGAGGCGGCCGGCGTCGCCGTCGACGAGCGTGGCGCCGTTATCGTCGATGAATATTCCCGTACCAATGTCGAAAACATCTATGCGCTCGGCGATGTCACCAACCGGGTACAGCTGACGCCGGTGGCGATCCACGAGGCGATGTGTTTCATCGAGACCGAGTACAAGAACAATCCGACCCGGCCGGATTACGAGCTGATCCCGACCGCCGTGTTCTCGCAGCCGGAGATCGGCACCGTCGGCCTTTCGGAAGAGGAGGCGGGCAGGCGTTATCCCGAACTCGAGGTCTACCGCGCCCAGTTCCGGCCGTTGAAGGCCACGCTTTCCGGGCGGGCCGAGCGGATGATCATGAAGCTGATCGTCGATGCGGCGAGCCGCAAGGTGGTGGGTGCCCATATCCTCGGCCACGATGCCGGCGAGATGGCGCAGCTGCTCGGCGTCACGCTGAAGGCCGGCTGCACCAAGGACGATTTCGACCGAACGATGGCGCTGCATCCGACGGCGGCCGAAGAGCTCGTCACCATGTATGCGCCGAGCTATCGGATCCGCGACGGTAAGCGCATTTGA
- a CDS encoding conserved hypothetical protein (KEGG: rec:RHECIAT_CH0002468 hypothetical protein), giving the protein MDQTLFSNLCKAGKFKEALGLAIQGHEDEKYTPSRFSIDKKTRLPIFYRGNKRVEPDEEGVWQLAKNPNP; this is encoded by the coding sequence ATGGATCAAACTCTCTTCAGCAACCTGTGCAAGGCTGGCAAGTTCAAGGAAGCGCTCGGCCTCGCCATTCAGGGCCACGAGGACGAAAAATACACGCCGAGCCGTTTCTCGATCGACAAGAAGACGCGACTGCCGATCTTCTACCGCGGCAACAAGCGCGTGGAGCCGGATGAAGAGGGTGTGTGGCAACTTGCAAAGAACCCGAACCCATAG
- a CDS encoding acylphosphatase (PFAM: acylphosphatase~KEGG: ret:RHE_CH02378 acylphosphatase) encodes MTADMFDHDKAVRVRISGKVQGVGFRYWTRDEAVRLGLTGWVRNEEDGAVVAVIAGPDSAISTMIERFRRGPLGASVSGVETEAAQLEKNPTDFRITR; translated from the coding sequence GTGACCGCAGACATGTTTGATCATGACAAGGCCGTCCGAGTGCGGATATCCGGCAAGGTCCAGGGTGTCGGTTTTCGCTATTGGACGCGCGATGAGGCCGTACGGCTCGGTTTGACGGGTTGGGTTCGCAATGAAGAGGACGGGGCCGTGGTCGCTGTGATCGCAGGACCCGACAGCGCCATCTCGACGATGATCGAGCGTTTCAGGCGCGGGCCTTTGGGGGCGTCGGTTTCGGGCGTCGAGACGGAAGCAGCCCAGCTTGAGAAGAACCCGACGGATTTCCGCATTACCCGCTGA
- a CDS encoding conserved hypothetical protein (KEGG: ret:RHE_CH02379 hypothetical protein), translating to MMNIAGLGRLAAATVVLSGLAFGSAVKAQEVSEDQLKASRAAIDAIGATAQFDNILPGLAERLKAGLIQDSPNYQDIISSTVDAQALALAPRRGDLEKEAALTYAKTFTVDELKAIADFYNSDVGKKLLRDGPVASRETAKAADIWAQGISRDLEKQSNVELSKVIKAPPPATDSPTAPAPAPAAQQ from the coding sequence ATGATGAACATTGCAGGTCTTGGCCGTCTCGCCGCTGCCACCGTCGTTCTTTCCGGGCTTGCCTTCGGCTCCGCCGTCAAGGCGCAGGAAGTCTCCGAGGATCAGCTGAAGGCGTCTCGCGCGGCGATCGACGCCATTGGCGCCACCGCCCAGTTCGACAACATCCTGCCTGGTCTCGCCGAGCGCCTGAAGGCCGGACTGATCCAGGATTCGCCGAACTACCAGGACATCATTTCGTCCACGGTCGACGCGCAGGCGCTGGCGCTGGCGCCGCGCCGCGGCGATCTGGAGAAGGAGGCGGCACTCACCTATGCCAAGACCTTCACCGTCGACGAGCTGAAGGCGATCGCCGACTTCTATAATTCCGACGTCGGCAAGAAGCTGCTGCGCGACGGCCCGGTCGCCTCGCGCGAGACGGCGAAGGCTGCCGACATCTGGGCGCAGGGCATTTCCCGCGACCTGGAAAAGCAGAGCAACGTCGAGCTTTCCAAGGTCATCAAGGCACCGCCGCCGGCAACCGACAGCCCGACCGCTCCGGCTCCGGCACCGGCTGCCCAGCAGTAA
- a CDS encoding ribose 5-phosphate isomerase (KEGG: rec:RHECIAT_CH0002471 ribose 5-phosphate isomerase protein~TIGRFAM: ribose 5-phosphate isomerase~PFAM: Ribose 5-phosphate isomerase), with product MDAREMKIKAAEAALAHVESGMRLGIGTGSTAEEFVRLLAEKVAGGFRVEGVPTSERTARLCVELGVPLKSLDELPALDLTIDGADEVDQALRLIKGGGGALLREKIVAAASERMIVIADESKLVDTLGAFALPIEVNPFGLVSTRIAIEKVAARLGLSGELALRQSGDGEFTTDGGHHIIDASFGRIPDAEALSSELNSIPGVVEHGLFINMAALAIIAGPAGARTLQANR from the coding sequence ATGGATGCCCGCGAAATGAAGATCAAGGCCGCCGAGGCCGCACTCGCGCATGTCGAAAGCGGGATGCGTCTCGGGATCGGCACCGGCAGCACGGCGGAAGAATTCGTTCGCCTGCTGGCGGAGAAGGTTGCTGGCGGCTTCAGGGTCGAAGGCGTCCCGACGTCCGAACGAACCGCGCGGCTCTGCGTCGAACTCGGTGTGCCGCTGAAGTCGCTCGACGAACTGCCGGCACTCGATCTGACGATCGATGGCGCCGACGAGGTCGATCAGGCGCTCAGGCTGATCAAGGGTGGCGGCGGTGCGCTGCTGCGCGAAAAGATCGTCGCGGCCGCGTCAGAGCGAATGATCGTCATTGCCGACGAGAGCAAGCTGGTCGATACGCTCGGTGCCTTCGCGCTGCCGATCGAGGTCAATCCGTTCGGGCTCGTCTCGACGCGGATCGCGATCGAAAAGGTCGCGGCCCGGCTCGGCCTCTCGGGTGAACTCGCTCTGCGCCAGTCGGGTGACGGAGAGTTTACCACGGATGGCGGCCATCACATCATCGATGCATCTTTTGGCCGCATTCCTGATGCAGAGGCGCTTTCGAGCGAGCTGAATTCCATACCCGGCGTCGTTGAACACGGGCTCTTTATCAATATGGCGGCACTTGCGATCATTGCCGGTCCTGCGGGTGCGCGCACGCTGCAGGCAAACAGATAA
- a CDS encoding phosphoglycolate phosphatase (TIGRFAM: phosphoglycolate phosphatase; HAD-superfamily hydrolase, subfamily IA, variant 3; HAD-superfamily hydrolase, subfamily IA, variant 1~PFAM: Haloacid dehalogenase domain protein hydrolase~KEGG: rec:RHECIAT_CH0002472 phosphoglycolate phosphatase protein), whose translation MPLTPAPTRPALVVFDLDGTLLDTHVDLVESLNHTIAALDLEPVSYDDLTHLVGQGARVMIERACRLRGHPLESDALPPLVERFVAHYAGNMPGRTEPYPGLVAAMDRLKSQGYRLAVCTNKMESLAVRLLDKLDLVRYFDTITGGDSFEYRKPDARHLTGTIERAGGDIARTVMIGDSVNDIAVARNAGIPSIAVPFGYSDVPVSSLDPDLIITHFDELTPDLVETLLREYAEKVAV comes from the coding sequence ATGCCCTTGACCCCTGCCCCCACTCGCCCGGCGCTCGTCGTCTTCGATCTCGACGGCACCCTTCTCGATACGCATGTGGACCTGGTCGAGAGCCTGAACCACACGATCGCGGCCCTTGACCTCGAGCCGGTCAGCTACGACGACCTCACCCATCTCGTCGGCCAGGGCGCGCGCGTCATGATCGAGCGCGCCTGCCGGCTGCGCGGCCATCCGCTCGAAAGCGACGCCCTGCCGCCGCTGGTCGAGCGCTTCGTCGCTCATTATGCCGGCAACATGCCCGGCCGGACCGAACCCTATCCCGGCCTGGTCGCCGCCATGGACCGGCTGAAATCTCAGGGTTACCGCCTCGCCGTCTGCACCAACAAGATGGAAAGCCTGGCAGTCCGCCTGCTCGACAAGCTCGACCTCGTCAGATATTTCGACACCATCACCGGCGGCGACAGCTTCGAATACCGCAAGCCCGACGCCCGCCACCTCACCGGCACCATCGAACGCGCCGGCGGCGACATCGCCCGCACCGTGATGATCGGTGACAGCGTCAACGATATTGCCGTAGCAAGAAACGCCGGCATACCGTCGATCGCCGTGCCTTTCGGTTATTCCGACGTGCCGGTTTCGAGCCTCGATCCGGATCTTATCATCACCCATTTCGATGAGTTGACGCCGGATCTGGTGGAAACGCTGTTGCGGGAATATGCGGAGAAGGTTGCCGTCTGA
- a CDS encoding Integrase catalytic region (PFAM: Integrase catalytic region~KEGG: hne:HNE_3190 ISHne2, transposase), which yields MVWRETGIMDERLRFVGECLAGEETMTALCAAYGISRKTGYKWLERYRALGPAGLIDLPRAPLEHGRATAAELVARIVAEKEANPQWGPKKVLARLKRSAPQLCWPAASTIGEILKRHGLVGRRRHRWRAAGCGPFAPANGPNAVWSADYKGWFRTRDGRRCEPLTVMDTASRFLLALEACATPAEVEAWPVFERLFAEHGLPERFRSDNGSPFAAIGVTGLTTLAVRFIKLGIGLERIQPGKPQQNGRHERFHLTMLPLAMAPEVDHAAQQAVFDAFRQNYNAERPHEALAMDVPADHYRPSLRRLPDRLPEPDYPAEAAVRRVRSNGEIKWNGDLVYVAAALAGEVVAIEESEAGIWTLRFHAHPLGIIDKKTKRLVRPSALQPPPAGAGADTGLQGGEL from the coding sequence ATGGTTTGGAGAGAGACTGGCATCATGGACGAGCGGCTGCGCTTTGTTGGGGAATGTCTTGCGGGCGAGGAGACGATGACGGCGCTGTGTGCGGCCTACGGGATATCGCGCAAGACGGGCTACAAATGGTTGGAGCGGTATCGGGCGCTCGGCCCTGCGGGGCTTATCGACCTGCCGCGGGCGCCGCTTGAGCACGGGCGGGCAACGGCGGCGGAGCTGGTGGCGCGGATCGTGGCGGAGAAGGAGGCGAATCCGCAGTGGGGGCCGAAGAAGGTGCTGGCGCGGCTGAAGCGGTCGGCGCCGCAGCTTTGCTGGCCGGCGGCCTCGACGATAGGCGAGATCCTGAAGCGACACGGGCTGGTCGGGCGCCGGCGGCATCGCTGGCGGGCGGCTGGTTGCGGCCCGTTCGCGCCGGCCAACGGGCCCAATGCGGTGTGGAGCGCCGATTACAAGGGCTGGTTCAGGACCCGCGATGGGCGGCGCTGCGAGCCACTGACGGTGATGGATACGGCGAGCCGCTTTCTGCTGGCGCTGGAAGCCTGCGCGACGCCGGCCGAGGTAGAGGCCTGGCCGGTGTTCGAGCGGCTGTTTGCCGAGCACGGACTGCCGGAGCGCTTTCGCAGCGACAACGGTTCGCCCTTCGCGGCGATCGGCGTCACCGGGCTGACGACGCTTGCTGTACGGTTCATCAAGCTCGGCATCGGCCTGGAGCGCATCCAGCCGGGCAAACCGCAGCAGAACGGCCGCCACGAACGCTTCCATCTGACGATGCTGCCGCTGGCCATGGCGCCGGAGGTCGACCATGCCGCGCAGCAGGCGGTCTTTGACGCATTTCGCCAGAATTACAACGCCGAGCGTCCACACGAGGCGCTCGCTATGGACGTGCCTGCTGATCATTACCGACCGTCACTGCGGCGCCTGCCCGACCGCCTGCCTGAACCGGACTATCCGGCCGAGGCGGCGGTGCGCCGGGTGCGCTCCAATGGCGAGATCAAATGGAACGGTGACCTCGTCTATGTCGCAGCAGCGCTGGCCGGCGAGGTCGTGGCGATCGAGGAGAGTGAAGCGGGCATCTGGACGCTACGCTTCCATGCCCATCCGCTCGGCATCATCGACAAGAAGACCAAGCGGCTTGTCCGCCCCAGCGCCCTGCAACCCCCACCAGCCGGCGCAGGGGCGGACACTGGTTTACAAGGGGGAGAACTGTAA
- a CDS encoding ErfK/YbiS/YcfS/YnhG family protein (PFAM: ErfK/YbiS/YcfS/YnhG family protein; Peptidoglycan-binding domain 1 protein~KEGG: rec:RHECIAT_CH0002473 hypothetical protein): protein MTFVLKSAASALAISCGVAMMSAAPAHAYTLMDMLRGDRQRTQSTIFMDQMPPGRVGPRGGVGGSLGGLDPEAPLPKVSGPRYYTYKTETLQFVDTGRFADPVVTGAVADVSGSGDASAEPAVQRRFLAQAKVRANADVAKALEAYYGDSRNPLVWVEGNQVNDRAKSAMLVLADAASVGLDPADYAVQTPDIDPANPDPAFRDRALTQFELDLSAKVLAFVQDTVRGRIDPNKISGYHDFQRKVVNLAPVLKLARLSPDVGAYIASRSPDSSQFQALKAELAKLRAADGGNEERIVVSLDRLLRPGDSSPEIANIVKAIGKHGSETLRTDHAATLAAYAGSIDYSPDIVSLVEEFQKERGLKADGVIGQATVRAMTGGDTNASKIDKLIVAMEQARWLPEDLGSRYVMINQPAYMVYYHNDGKEQLSMRVVVGGKNNQTYFFDDEIETVEFNPFWGVPQSIIINEMLPKLRSDPNYLDQLGYEVEVNGHAVASSSVDWYGSTNNVSVRQPPSSDNALGELKILFPNSHAIYMHDTPSKSFFKRDMRALSHGCVRLADPRAMAAAVLGTTVDDVAKQIASGQNHAVRVPQKIPVYVSYFTAWPNKDGVVEYFDDVYGRDAYVDKAFDATTKARGAQI, encoded by the coding sequence ATGACGTTCGTTTTGAAAAGCGCGGCATCCGCATTGGCAATTTCCTGCGGCGTGGCAATGATGAGTGCCGCACCCGCGCATGCTTATACATTGATGGACATGTTGCGCGGCGACAGGCAGCGGACCCAGAGCACTATCTTCATGGACCAGATGCCGCCCGGCCGTGTAGGCCCGCGCGGCGGCGTCGGCGGATCGCTCGGCGGGCTCGATCCGGAAGCGCCGCTGCCGAAGGTGAGCGGTCCGCGTTATTATACTTATAAAACCGAGACGCTGCAGTTCGTCGACACCGGCAGGTTCGCCGATCCCGTCGTCACCGGCGCGGTCGCCGATGTTTCGGGCAGCGGCGATGCCAGCGCCGAGCCGGCCGTGCAGCGCCGTTTCCTGGCGCAGGCTAAGGTGCGCGCCAATGCCGACGTCGCAAAGGCGCTCGAAGCCTATTACGGCGACAGCCGCAATCCGCTCGTCTGGGTCGAGGGCAATCAGGTCAACGACCGCGCCAAGTCGGCGATGCTGGTACTTGCCGATGCGGCCTCCGTCGGCCTCGACCCGGCGGACTACGCCGTCCAGACGCCTGATATCGACCCGGCCAATCCCGATCCCGCCTTCCGCGACCGGGCTTTGACACAGTTCGAGCTCGATCTCTCCGCCAAGGTGCTCGCCTTCGTCCAGGACACGGTGCGTGGCCGCATCGATCCGAACAAGATCTCCGGCTATCACGACTTCCAGCGCAAGGTGGTTAACCTGGCCCCGGTGCTGAAGCTTGCCCGCCTGAGCCCCGATGTCGGCGCCTATATCGCCAGCCGCTCGCCTGATAGTTCGCAATTCCAGGCGCTGAAGGCGGAGCTTGCCAAGCTTCGCGCCGCCGACGGCGGCAATGAGGAGCGAATCGTCGTTTCGCTCGACAGGCTGCTGAGGCCTGGCGACAGCTCGCCGGAGATCGCCAATATTGTCAAGGCGATCGGCAAGCACGGTTCCGAAACGCTGAGGACAGATCATGCGGCAACGCTTGCTGCTTACGCCGGCAGCATCGACTATTCGCCTGACATCGTTTCGCTGGTCGAGGAATTCCAGAAGGAGCGTGGGCTGAAGGCCGATGGCGTCATCGGCCAGGCGACCGTGCGCGCCATGACCGGCGGCGACACCAATGCCTCGAAGATCGACAAGCTCATCGTCGCCATGGAGCAGGCGCGCTGGCTGCCGGAAGATCTCGGTTCCCGTTATGTCATGATCAACCAGCCGGCCTACATGGTCTACTACCACAATGACGGCAAGGAACAGCTGTCGATGCGCGTGGTCGTCGGCGGCAAGAACAACCAGACCTATTTCTTCGACGACGAAATCGAGACGGTCGAGTTCAACCCTTTCTGGGGCGTGCCGCAGTCGATCATCATCAACGAGATGCTGCCGAAGCTGCGCTCGGATCCGAACTATCTCGACCAGCTCGGTTATGAGGTCGAGGTGAACGGCCACGCTGTCGCCTCCTCGAGCGTCGACTGGTACGGCTCGACCAACAATGTTTCGGTGCGCCAGCCGCCAAGCAGCGACAATGCGCTCGGCGAACTGAAGATCCTGTTCCCGAACAGCCACGCGATCTACATGCATGACACGCCGTCGAAGAGCTTCTTCAAGCGCGACATGCGGGCGCTGAGCCACGGTTGCGTACGCCTTGCCGATCCGCGCGCAATGGCGGCCGCCGTGCTCGGCACGACGGTCGACGACGTCGCCAAGCAGATCGCCAGCGGCCAGAACCATGCGGTGCGCGTGCCGCAGAAGATCCCGGTCTATGTGTCCTACTTCACCGCCTGGCCGAATAAGGACGGCGTGGTGGAATATTTTGACGACGTCTATGGTCGCGACGCCTATGTCGACAAGGCCTTCGACGCGACGACTAAGGCGCGTGGGGCGCAGATCTGA
- a CDS encoding fumarate hydratase, class II (TIGRFAM: fumarate hydratase, class II~PFAM: fumarate lyase~KEGG: ret:RHE_CH02383 fumarate hydratase) yields MTATRTETDTFGPIDVAADRYWGAQAERSLGNFKIGWEKQPLSIVRALGIVKQAAARANMSLDQLDPGLGKAIVDAAQEVIEGKLNDHFPLVVWQTGSGTQSNMNANEVISNRAIEMLGGVMGSKKPVHPNDHVNMSQSSNDTYPTAMHIACAEQIAHHLLPALKHLHAALDMKVTEFSHIIKIGRTHTQDATPLTLGQEFSGYAAQVGSAIKRIEMTLPGLCELAQGGTAVGTGLNAPVGFAEKVAEEIAAITDMPFVTAPNKFEALASHDSMVFSHGAINAAAAALFKIANDIRLLGSGPRAGLGELALPENEPGSSIMPGKVNPTQCEALTQVCIHIFGNNAALTFADSQGHFELNVYNPMMAYNFLQSVQLLADAAVSFTDNCVVGIEAREDNIKAGLERSLMLVTALAPKIGYDAAAKIAKTAHKNGTTLKEEALASGLVTSEEYDEIVRPESMIGPK; encoded by the coding sequence ATGACCGCAACCCGCACCGAAACCGATACTTTTGGCCCGATCGACGTCGCCGCCGACCGATATTGGGGCGCCCAGGCCGAACGTTCGCTCGGCAATTTCAAGATCGGCTGGGAAAAGCAGCCGCTGTCGATCGTACGCGCACTCGGCATCGTCAAGCAGGCGGCCGCCCGCGCCAACATGTCGCTCGACCAGCTCGATCCTGGCCTCGGCAAAGCGATCGTCGACGCCGCCCAGGAGGTGATCGAGGGCAAGCTGAACGACCATTTTCCGCTGGTCGTCTGGCAGACCGGCTCAGGCACGCAGTCCAATATGAATGCCAACGAAGTGATCTCCAATCGTGCGATAGAAATGCTCGGCGGCGTCATGGGTTCCAAAAAACCGGTGCATCCGAACGATCACGTCAATATGAGCCAGTCGTCGAATGACACCTATCCGACGGCCATGCACATCGCCTGCGCCGAGCAGATCGCCCATCACTTGCTGCCGGCCCTGAAGCACCTGCATGCCGCCCTCGACATGAAGGTCACCGAATTCAGTCACATCATCAAGATCGGCCGCACCCACACCCAGGATGCGACGCCGCTGACGCTCGGCCAGGAATTTTCGGGTTATGCCGCCCAGGTCGGCTCCGCCATCAAGCGCATCGAAATGACCCTGCCCGGCCTTTGCGAGCTCGCCCAGGGCGGTACTGCCGTCGGCACCGGCCTCAACGCGCCGGTGGGCTTTGCCGAAAAGGTCGCCGAGGAGATCGCCGCCATCACAGACATGCCTTTCGTCACCGCGCCGAACAAGTTCGAGGCGCTCGCCTCGCATGACAGCATGGTCTTTTCCCATGGCGCCATCAATGCGGCAGCCGCCGCCCTCTTCAAGATCGCCAACGATATCCGCTTGCTCGGTTCCGGTCCGCGCGCCGGCCTCGGCGAGCTGGCGCTGCCGGAAAACGAGCCCGGCTCCTCGATCATGCCCGGCAAGGTCAACCCGACTCAGTGCGAGGCGCTGACCCAGGTCTGCATCCATATCTTCGGCAACAACGCGGCTTTGACCTTCGCCGACAGCCAGGGCCATTTCGAACTCAACGTCTACAATCCGATGATGGCCTATAATTTCCTGCAGTCGGTGCAACTGCTCGCCGACGCCGCCGTCTCCTTCACCGACAACTGCGTCGTCGGCATCGAGGCGCGCGAGGACAATATCAAGGCAGGCCTCGAACGCTCGCTGATGCTGGTGACCGCCCTCGCCCCGAAGATCGGCTACGACGCAGCCGCGAAGATCGCCAAGACGGCGCACAAGAACGGCACGACGCTGAAGGAAGAGGCCCTCGCCAGCGGCCTGGTGACATCGGAAGAGTACGACGAGATCGTGCGCCCGGAATCGATGATCGGGCCGAAGTAG